A single genomic interval of Pangasianodon hypophthalmus isolate fPanHyp1 chromosome 8, fPanHyp1.pri, whole genome shotgun sequence harbors:
- the elmod3 gene encoding ELMO domain-containing protein 3 has protein sequence MEGDVAVAVHTESSNGFAQEWKQTEDVTSGQSTHTLMCNGIKENGGISGSSYLRSVPISVLKQNGLLQSLASGGEQTETEEVDSELERAQQEWDALESIQPVPVEDLVPSALISFNEALQHFQTTDLADLLRNIQPTVRRTGLAVVTHFLFGPPRLHRELTEERDLVFAIAQCTLDNTQPVHMRVLQTIYRKLTCTKADCPRYGPHWENIGFQGTDPATDLRGTGFLGLMHALYLVMDPETLPLARDIYKLSQHPVQNFPFSVMSINLTRIVLHALREEVLTKECNRRQQVVGVLNEFYVATFLHLYEVWRSQRKTISDSGYVLRDVELYAKKNPKQLLKHLHCYLQERRTGIGHRTSPDLLSHGNRSLGDGATHSHGGKEGKMNFTGVCELPPEMEGEARLI, from the exons ATGGAAGGAGACGTCGCAGTCGCGGTCCACACAGAG agctCGAATGGTTTTGCGCAGGAATGGAAGCAGACGGAAGATGTGACCAGTGgacagtccacacacacactg ATGTGTAACGGCATCAAGGAGAACGGCGGCATCAGCGGCAGCTCGTACCTCAGATCCGTCCCg ATTTCAGTGCTGAAGCAGAATGGCCTTCTACAGTCACTGGCCTCAGGTGGAGAGCAAACGGAAACGGagg aggtggaCTCGGAGCTGGAGCGTGCGCAGCAGGAATGGGACGCCCTCGAGAGCATCCAACCAG TTCCTGTAGAAGATCTCGTTCCGTCAGCTCTGATTTCTTTCAACGAGGCGCTGCAACACTTTCAGACCACAGACCTCGCCGACCTGCtg AGGAACATACAGCCGACCGTTCGCAGGACGGGATTGGCCGTcgtcacacacttcctgtttgggcCGCCACGCCTACACAGGGAGCTGACGGAGGAGAGAGACCTGGTGTTCGCCATCGCGCAGT gcacTCTGGATAACACACAGCCGGTGCACATGCGCGTGCTGCAGACAATCTACCGCAAACTGACGTGTACGAAAGCAGACTGCCCTCGATACGGGCCGCACTGGGAGAACATCGGCTTCCAGG GTACAGATCCTGCTACAGATCTGAGAGGAACCGGATTTCTGGGTCTGATGCACGCGCTTTATCTGGTCATGGACCCGGAGACGCTACCGCTCGCTAGAGACATCTACAAACTCTCTCAGCATCCAGtacag AATTTTCCGTTCAGCGTGATGTCCATCAATCTGACCCGCATCGTCCTGCACGCGCTCAGGGAGGAGGTTCTGACCAA GGAGTGTAACCGGCGGCAGCAGGTGGTGGGGGTGCTGAACGAGTTTTACGTGGCGACGTTTCTGCACCTGTATGAGGTGTGGAGGAGTCAGAGGAAGACCATCTCCGACTCGGGATACGTCCTCAGAG ATGTGGAGCTCTACGCTAAGAAGAACCCGAAGCAGCTCCTCAAACACCTGCACTGTTACCTGCAGGAGAGACGCACCGGGATTGGTCACCGCACGTCACCTGACCTGCTGTCACACGGCAACCGTTCCCTCGGCGACGGGGCGACGCACAGCCACGGAGGGAAGGAGGGGAAGATGAACTTCACCGGAGTGTGTGAACTTCCACctgagatggagggagaggcCAGActcatctga